A single window of Ischnura elegans chromosome 8, ioIscEleg1.1, whole genome shotgun sequence DNA harbors:
- the LOC124163882 gene encoding uncharacterized protein LOC124163882 has protein sequence MALKTSSGAIPEGSVVLSENEAILYQWKQVTSWKPLSDVWPLKFGMPLSGMACSVTAMYINNHYRNALKLGAHGRIVSFLPTVIIPAIAASVYHQQKVLSEILVLRSECPVCLQIRSAAVQAFFGSLYPTLLAPFAGFMLATRHYTYDVPAITESPKETLKLWFKLFKRMNGILVAAACGHALFGAGLAFLQVKSMIKMNEKLLAAEKENALLDS, from the exons ATGGCACTAAAAACAAGTTCTGGTGCCATTCCTGAAGGATCAGTTGTGCTTTCAGAGAATGAAGCAATCCTTTACCAATGGAAACAAGTCACCTCATGGAAACCGCTTTCAGACGT GTGGCCTCTCAAGTTTGGGATGCCTCTATCAGGGATGGCCTGCTCGGTAACAGCTATGTATATAAACAATCATTATAGAAATGCGTTAAAACTTGGAGCGCATGGTCGAATAGTTTCTTTTCTTCCCACTGTCATTATTCCAGCAATAGCTGCATCTGTATATCACCAACAG AAAGTGTTGTCGGAAATTCTTGTCTTGCGAAGTGAATGCCCAGTTTGTCTCCAAATCCGCTCTGCTGCTGTGCAGGCATTTTTTGGCAGCCTGTACCCAACTTTACTTGCACCATTTGCTGGTTTCATG TTAGCCACACGGCATTACACCTATGATGTACCAGCCATCACTGAATCACCAAAGGAAACATTAAAGTTGTGGTTTAAACTATTTAAGCGAATGAATGGAATTCTGGTTGCAGCGGCTTGTGGTCATGCATTGTTTGGGGCAGGACTAGCATTCTTACAAGTCAAATCCATGATCAAAATGAACGAGAAGCTGCttgctgcagagaaagaaaatgcTCTCCTGGATTCTTGA